The region ataattcttCTGGATTTAACCTCAGCATGAGATGGAGTTGTTTTGACTTCCTTATGGTAAGTACAGatgcaggggtttcaatagaagccaGCAACCAGCGAATTTTGCATCCTTTTTCCAAATCATTGCTGCCTACTTTCTAAACTAGAGACCCCCCTACAGGGAGGGGCCTTATGGCCCCTGACATGTTACAGCCACCTTCTCTTACAGGGTCTGCTACCTACTTCAGAACTTGAAACCCCTGCAGATGTTTGCGCTGAAGAGAACTCAACGAATCAAATTCAAAGGATAAAAAGATTGAGGACCTGCAGGGTGGCACATTGCACTTAAACATTTTAACACTAGAGACCACTTACTGACACAAGTTCTCAGGTACCAgacaaagcaacaaaaaagggAGGCTTTCCTTAAATCTAGAAAAATTTGGTATGTATTCAAaattgcagttattttttcttccagaTATGCATTCAGAGTGCACACACAAGTACATGCACTAGACTAAATTTCATGCTAACAAgggatacaaaaaaaaaaccaggaAGGAAAGGTAGCACCTCTATAAATCTCAAAACTACCAAGTACCATAATTTTACACATGACACTAGTTTTGGGGTTTTTGTCCCCTCAGCATACGGAAGCAGAGAATTTTCACATATGCAAAAGATCCCTTTCTTTCAACTAGCCATGTTCCATCCAACACACCTGGTAACCTTAGATAAactttgcataaattatgttTAAAATCAGTCAGTTTTACTTCAATGGTCCATGTTCTGGAGCTCAAGAGAAACCCTCCCCAAATGTTGCCGTAATTTTAATACAcaaatgttctcattttacaataaaacactATAAAAAACTGATACCTCAGTTGCATGATGTGCTTTATATTCTCAAGTCTTTGCTTCAGTATCCTCAATGGAAGAAGCAGATCTCTTTGCACATTTAATATCTCCACAACTACAATAAGCTTTAAGTTACAAGATAAACAAAAGCACAGCATGATAAATATAATTTCCAAACAACTGTGCTTGATCATTCCAATCATACaccaaaaaatattattaacaaaaaGGATCAGCTTActaagaaatgtttcataaaaTTTAAAGATTGCAAGAtcaataatataattattaatactaTTAAAAGTACTATGTCGCTGCCCTACGAATGTATTCCGGTGTAGCAGTTTCATAATCTGTAGAAAACAAACTATCTGCATTCCTTGACATGTATtctaaaaagtcttgaatatGTGTCACCACGAAATTAACACTCTTCTCATCCAagcttgaaaatgaaagagcaTTGCCTAGCTTCACAAAAAGCCTTAGTAAATGTTCTGCTCCATAGAGATGTGACATCGGAAGGTTTGGATGATCAACAAGAACATCACCATACTGAGTCCTTTCAAACTTGTACAGTAACTGTGTACCAAGCATGACATTAAAATACTCCTGAATACCATCAGCAACTTCTTGAACGACACCAGGCTTCAAGCCATCATCAGGGTTAGCAGCCCTTGATTTGATATACTCATCAAGAATCTCTGTAATATTCTTTTTCCTTGGGATGGGAACAAGCTGTTTTTGTCGTGTTATTAAATCCCAGTCATCTATGAGCCATTGCTTAAGATCATCTGGAATAGCAATTTTGACGTCAACACGTGAAATAAAGTTCTCTTCATTTTCTACAGCATTAGTTATCCTAGATCTCTTTTTTCTTGCTGGAACAGTCACCTCAGCTGCTGCTTCAGACACACGTTTTAGATTAGATTTATCACTCTCTCCTTGTGCAATCTTGTCTGTACGCTTCCTTGActtcttgctttttcttcaaaaaaaaaagaaagaaaaaaaaatcgacatGAGTAATGGGCAATATTATAAAACTTTGTTTAAGtatctgtttttcttttgctagAATGGCTTTGCCTTCCAAACCTCAACATAAAAGAAAACGTAGAGCACTCCCAAGCAAGTTCACCACCTGCCAAAGACAGCAACTTTCATTGTTTCCAAGGATTTGGGTCTTTACAAAATTCTGAAATTCGCTTGCCACAGACATGCATTCAAGTATTATGTAATATCAAGATGTTGTTGCAATACAGTGGACTAAAAATCAAACTGGAAGGGAAGGACAATATGGTGATGctgttaaattaaaaaaaacaacaaagtacATTTCGtggctgaattttaaaagtaTGGAGAGGATGATCTTACGCAGCTTAGGTTTTCCTGCTAAGATGATAGAATCTGAAGGCCTAAGATGCTAGCACAGGCTTGCAATAGAACAAAATGCAGGATATCATGAGCAGTTTTGCCACGACCACTTCCCAATCTAACTTTGACAAGCTTGGCAAGAATTCAGCAACCAACCATAAAGCAACAGAATTTTTAAGATATATTGATTTGATATACTagagttttatttttcaaacttggGTAAACTAAATAGAGGAACACATAATTTGAGCGGAATCTCCTGCAGCTTTCTAAATTGCAATTCACCACATTTTGACCTCAGTGGATCTTGAAAACACAAGATTCGATCGTTCAGTGAACTATTTCCTCTGATCCAATAAAAGCTACCAAAAGTGGCAGACATCAGCAAGAAACGCACGTGGTCTCTACGCTCGATCAATTTCGGCAAAAATTTATTCTCCTCTGAATTTTGCATTATTAACCGTAAGAAACTCATGCACTGAATACTCTTTGGAATATTTTCAATACATACAAGTTCTGTTCTCGTAACTCTCTCTGTTTTTGCAGATTTGCTTCATTGAATTTCAAGACCCTATTTTCAGGCACCCACTCGTCCCAATTTTTGTTCCAGCCATTGTAGTGTATGAGATATTTCGTTACTTTGTCCTTTAACTGTCCTTTCATACACTTAGCTTCATAAATCAGAGGTCCATGGTAGCAGAGAATACGTTCACCTTCGCCAAACTTTAATTTGGGCGGCATTATGGGACGAATTTGCTGATTCACACTGGCACAATCTACCTTCAGAAGTATCGAAAGCGAAGTGATGTCGAAGAATTTGTCGAACCCGAAAACGTGGTAGAATCGTTGTGTAATCGATATAACAGAAAATCTTATTGGTCAAATTCGAAAGTGATTGTTCCAAACCATCCAATGAACAACCGTGTACTTTTTAAGAAGTAATATCTCACTGAATTTGATGCCGTAGGAAACATTTACAGTACTTCCTCATATGGCGTTTGCACGTCGATACCTCTGGGGTTGCCTAAAAATATGTTTGTTGATTTTAATTGGTCTTTTCCCTGTGGAggtcttcttttattttttcgaaGATTATGTATTTTTGGGAGAGGGTTCTAGGACCATAGACTCCATCCAGCGGCCGGGTAACACTGAAGAATTTCTGCAAGGTGAAGAATTTCGTTCATTTCAGTACCAGGAGGTTGATGAAAATTGGATCGATCATTATTCAGAAGGTGGGCATAGTTTGGCGTTGCGCTGAAGTGTGTACtggtaataaattaaaatgaacATCCAGCGCGgtcaaaattccaaaactcAGCCATCCCAGATTGGGACCGGTGTGGTGGGGGAGTGGGTAATTCGAGAACAAGGTGATAGTAATACGCCTCATTTGGTTGCGTTTCTCGCTATTAAATTTCGTGCCGCTATTTCTCATGGAAGATAGGTTACGTGGTGTACTTGAACAGGTCAAGCTAGCAGAAAATTGTGTTGACAAATGTGAAGACGAGCACAAATCAGTAGTGACCTGGTTGGATGTTATTATTTAAACAATCTGCACTCTTGCTAAAGACTTGAGTTATCATGGTATCTGTGACCCAATGAATACGTAAGCCTCCTAGAAAATCTTAAAGAATACCTCAGTTATATGAAGAACCCAAAATTTCACTTGACCAAATGATTGCACCCTTAACACCTTCACCTCCTTTAGCCTGATATTTCCTGATTAGTCCATCTGTAGGATGACTAAGATATCTTTGTTTAAATAATCTAGAATTCAGGGTCTTTATTCTTCCCATTCTCTGAGGGATATGGCAATGACAAATTCAAGGTGCATTATCTTGTTCACCTAGAAATGaaacctgttttttttgttttgttttgttttctaatttACTTTAGAGGGAGTCTTCTTTGATGAAATTGATCATGCTctaaagaatctaaaaagacCAGCGGCATATGCAGCTAAGCACAAATTACCAATCATCATGTGGTGGACGCCATTTACGCAAGAAAATACCATCAAGCAGTGTTCACTTGGAGAATGTTTCTTTACTGAAGTTCGCAAATTTCAGACCCACCCCAGAACTAAGGCTTTCATGTTCTATGGGACTTTGTTTTCACCCACTGATTTGCCTCTACCAAGACGTGGTGGGTTAATTCTTATTACGTAAATGCTGTTCACAAGTTTTGTCAGAAAGATCTCAAATTTTGAACCATTACACCTAttataaagaaataatatCTTCTCTTAAAAAGTGGCCATTGTAAAATATCATCATCACTGAGATCCAtttatagacctctttcataatggcggccaaataaaatattcttttgttttaatgctaataagccctaCTAGCCTCGCCACGAAGAGCACAtcgttttgaaacaaaatttgtttcaaaacgagggcagtaggtctaattaacattaagacaaaagaatgtaaaagtggtcgccatttatgaaagtggtctatgcTGTAACCCTGATATCAGCATTaatcagttttaattttttttttagtaagtAAGTTGCTTTTTCATTCGTTGTAGTTTTGGTTGCTGAACATCTTTAAGTAGCTTTGAACTTGTTGTTTGCTCCATGTTCGCCCTCATTGTACTATTGTTTTCTCAACAATTTAATTTGTAGGACACCATGAGTGGGCTTTGTACCACGAAGAATCACCAAAGAACAATCCAATATTGCACCATCAAACaacaattgaactttttaACCACACTTCTACTTTTAGAAGGACATCCGATTACCCTTTGGTCACTCAAATGCTGTCTTCATTAGAGGACCTGATGAAAAAGCCAAAATATGATATCCAAACAAAGAGCATGAATGGTCTTGCTCCAGTGGTATATGTTCAAAGTGGATGTGACCCACCCTCAGATAGAGATCATTATGTCAAAGAACTGATGAGGTACATTAAGATAGACTCTTATGGTACCTGCCTTCATAACAAGGATCTACCAGAAGAGTTTCGAAACCCTATGACCATGGATGATGAAGGTTTTCATGACATAATCGCAAAATACAAGTTTACATTGTCATTTGAGAATGCTATATGCAAAGACTATGTGACTGAAAAGCTGTGGAGACCTCTGAGTTTGGGATCTGTTCCTATTTACAAAGGATCTCCAATTGTTCAAGACTGGATGCCCAATGATCACACTATTATTCTTGCAGATAACTTTTCAAGTCCCAAAGATCTGGGGGAGTTTATTACAAGTCTTGATCAAAACGATGAAGAATATGCGAAGTATTTagaatttaaagaaaaaggtatATCTAATACAAGACTTttacaaacaatgaaaaacaggcCATGGGGGCATTCAGTTGAAGACATGAACTCTGTTACTGGATTTGAGTGCTTTGTTTGTGACCGAAttcatgaaaatttaaatCGCAAAGTATCAAACCTtgcagaaaatatttttgtagcTTCTCAGGAACACTATGGTTGCCCAAGACCAGAAAAGTATAATTTTGCTGCATCTACCAATGCAGAAGATTCCACAGAAAGAGATCAGTGGTGGAAGGAGTATGATCAAAGCATTGAAGAATCTAAGGAACTcaatgaaaaagtaaaatctAACTGGCATTTTTAACAAttacttaattaattttgtaaactaTGACCACTATTTACTACAACAGTTACTAAGAATAATACTAAAGAATCAAAGCATTGAGGTTGCTGTCAAAACGATATGAAGATGAGCCAGCAACAGTAATGGAAAATGATGGAGCATTTCAAACTGACAATTAAGAAATCAAAGCTAACAGACTCAATATAGTCAGTCGTTAAGGACATGAAATACAGAACTTGTCAGCTCATTGAGATGTCTGTCTCTACAGAGAGAAACATCTATAAAAATGACAGAGGAACtttcaataaattataaaaatttgaagatttagaaattgaaattgatgGGGAATGAAGACCACAACAGTACCAAGTATGTTCTCTTTTGAAGTGTTAATTTCTAGGGGAGGACTTTATCCCTATCACATCCAGTGACCCTTATAATAGCCCTAGGTTCAAATGATGGACTCACCTTCATCTGTGAATACTTAACactttaataataatggtcCCAAGGGGAACAGTGCATTTTGTTTCCTgagaatctcaatgtttccctTGACTTTGTCTCGGGAACCATTGACATtggattcaaaacaaaacaaaaaagcaaattttgaaaaatgcgctGAGATTCCTGCGACAACATCAGGCCACCTTCAACTGCACGCTCTGTTCTTGTGCAACATTTCACGGGTAACAGTGAACTGTTTCCCGTTTGATGTCATAGTTTTTGGAATCTTGCCTGCTCATTGCATTTGGCGGGAAACAGTTTCATCGTtagatgtcatgtgaccatgaACTAGCCAATGAATGGGTGCCCTGTAGCAGGAAAAACACCAGCTATATAACAAAAcagaatgacaaaaaaagcaacaataaTACTTTAAGCAAAATCAACCAAATTGGTGAGAAACATGAATACTCACCATTTGACcatttttacttatttaagTATGACTTTTGATTCTCCTTAATAAGGTGTGAAGACCATGGACTTCATAATGCAAGTctaaaacattttattcaacaaataattttctcaACTATATGGTTACAATTTACAGAAGGATGAAATGCCTTTCACACagttaggggttagggttataaaataatgatCTAGTTTTAAATGTACAATATTCCTACTATTAAAACTATCACCATTTTCTGCTCTTTCAAGTGGAGAACACTTAGAGTACAATGATGCAATAACTTATTACTATAATACGAGTCTGTTTAATACTTTGTGGTTTTACCCAAAATCAACAGGTTTCTTTTTATGTAAGACACTTTTTCAAACAGTGCAGGAATCCAAAATTGTTCAAGAATTCTGGCATTGTCACTCACAGAGAGTGATACCAAGGAAAAATCAAATGGTTGAATCTAGAAGTAGAAGTACATCAATGACTTGTGTATAGTTCTGTAGAACTCTGTCAAAATCATCTACTTTATCAAATTCTATCAAACTCTGATTAGTACcttttgagcaaaaatgtgAGTGGTATGAGCAACTGTTCTTAGAAAAATATATGGCGCATATATACTTCAGTGATGACatgatcaataataattaaaattattgaaaattttacacGCAAGTT is a window of Acropora palmata chromosome 4, jaAcrPala1.3, whole genome shotgun sequence DNA encoding:
- the LOC141879688 gene encoding mortality factor 4-like protein 1; amino-acid sequence: MPPKLKFGEGERILCYHGPLIYEAKCMKGQLKDKVTKYLIHYNGWNKNWDEWVPENRVLKFNEANLQKQRELREQNLKSKKSRKRTDKIAQGESDKSNLKRVSEAAAEVTVPARKKRSRITNAVENEENFISRVDVKIAIPDDLKQWLIDDWDLITRQKQLVPIPRKKNITEILDEYIKSRAANPDDGLKPGVVQEVADGIQEYFNVMLGTQLLYKFERTQYGDVLVDHPNLPMSHLYGAEHLLRLFVKLGNALSFSSLDEKSVNFVVTHIQDFLEYMSRNADSLFSTDYETATPEYIRRAAT
- the LOC141879684 gene encoding GDP-fucose protein O-fucosyltransferase 3-like, which encodes MAFARRYLWGCLKICLLILIGLFPVEVFFYFFEDYVFLGEGSRTIDSIQRPGNTEEFLQGEEFRSFQYQEVDENWIDHYSEEGVFFDEIDHALKNLKRPAAYAAKHKLPIIMWWTPFTQENTIKQCSLGECFFTEVRKFQTHPRTKAFMFYGTLFSPTDLPLPRRGHHEWALYHEESPKNNPILHHQTTIELFNHTSTFRRTSDYPLVTQMLSSLEDLMKKPKYDIQTKSMNGLAPVVYVQSGCDPPSDRDHYVKELMRYIKIDSYGTCLHNKDLPEEFRNPMTMDDEGFHDIIAKYKFTLSFENAICKDYVTEKLWRPLSLGSVPIYKGSPIVQDWMPNDHTIILADNFSSPKDLGEFITSLDQNDEEYAKYLEFKEKGISNTRLLQTMKNRPWGHSVEDMNSVTGFECFVCDRIHENLNRKVSNLAENIFVASQEHYGCPRPEKYNFAASTNAEDSTERDQWWKEYDQSIEESKELNEKVKSNWHF